Proteins from a single region of Eublepharis macularius isolate TG4126 chromosome 9, MPM_Emac_v1.0, whole genome shotgun sequence:
- the TMEM19 gene encoding transmembrane protein 19, protein MPFYSQDDFYKQYLKMITNIIILSVLICISLSFWIVSMTASTYYGTLRPISPCRWLFSILIPLMIASRGFKKRSLDHGGAIGGLLVGFILTVANYSFFSALLMFFITSSKLTKWKGEVKKKVDSEYKEGGQRNWVQVFCNGGVPAELALLYMIENGPGEIPIDFSKQYTASWMCLSLLGALASCAGDTWASEIGTVMSHEPRLITTWEKVPVGTNGGVTIVGLISSLLGGTSVGVAYFISQLIFVNDLDISAPQWPIIVFGGMAGLLGSVIDSYLGAIMQYSGLDTRTGMVVNHQTEDTKHISGKPILDNNAVNLFSSVVIALLLPGLAWGVWPRG, encoded by the exons ATGCCATTTTATTCCCAGGATGATTTCTACAAACAATATTTGAAAATGATAACAAATATTATCATCTTAAGTGTACTTATTTGTATTTCTTTATCTTTCTGGATTGTGTCCATGACAGCAAGCACTTATTATG GTACTTTACGACCTATTTCTCCATGTCGCTGGCTCTTTTCAATTTTAATTCCACTGATGATTGCTTCACGAGGCTTTAAGAAGAGAAGTCTAGATCATGGTGGAGCAATAGGAG GTTTATTAGTTGGATTTATTCTTACTGTTGCAAATTACAGCTTTTTCAGTGCCTTGCTCATGTTTTTCATTACATCCTCCAAACTCACCAAGTGGAAAGGAGAAGTAAAAAAGAAAGTAGATTCTGAATACAAAGAAG GTGGGCAAAGAAATTGGGTGCAAGTTTTCTGTAATGGTGGTGTACCTGCAGAACTGGCTCTACTGTACATGATTGAAAATGGACCAGGTGAAATTCCAATCGACTTTTCCAAACAGTATACTGCATCCTGGATGTGCTTGTCACTCCTGGGTGCTTTGGCTTCCTGTGCTGGGGATACATGGGCATCAGAGATTGGTACTGTCATGAGTCATGAACCTCGGTTAATAACAACCTGGGAAAAAGTTCCAGTAG GTACCAATGGTGGTGTCACTATAGTGGGCCTAATCTCAAGCCTACTTGGGGGCACATCAGTAGGAGTGGCTTACTTCATTTCTCAGCTGATCTTTGTGAATGATCTGGATATATCTGCTCCACAGTGGCCAATTATTGTGTTTGGTGGAATGGCTGGCTTACTGGGATCAGTGATTGATTCTTACTTGGGAGCAATAATGCAGTATAGTG GTTTAGACACGCGCACTGGAATGGTCGTCAACCATCAGACAGAAGACACAAAGCACATATCTGGAAAACCTATTCTAGATAACAATGCAGTGAATCTTTTCTCTTCTGTAGTTATTGCCTTGTTGTTGCCTGGTCTAGCATGGGGGGTTTGGCCAAGAGGATGA